The genomic region GGTCGGGTCAGGTGTTGTGACAACGAGCGGCGGCACCCCCGGCATTTCGAGTGCTCGTGGACCAGGCTGATAGGCGGTTGTCGCTTTGATGGTGGCCACCCCTGGGGTGTCTGTGCCAGCAGCATGACCAACGGGCCAGAAAACGGAGGTGTAGCTGAGAAAGCCAAACTGTACTCCGCCTCGCTCAACAATAGCCGGGCGTCTTGCTTCCTCTAGGTTGCGACCTGCGCCGCAATGCCCGATTTTTGCAGTGTCGAGCGTAGAGAGTGAATTGAGTATTGTCTGGCTGCCGTAGGTGACGTTGCTTGCGCAACTTACGGCGGCGAATCCAGCGGCCTCAAGCCCCTTCACCATTTCCGGGTGAGAGTGATGCCATAAATATTTGTGTTGAATGTCTGGTTTTTTAGGATCTGTGGAGGGGGGTGAGAGCGGGCTCTCAAGTTGTCCGAAGAGCAGATCGGCAGAGTGTAATGCCGGCATGACATGTTTGAAGGCGTCCGCAGGGTTGGTCCTGTTCTGAATATTAGTGTCTCCGATTAAAATCATTTTTACATGTTCGTCGTCCTTGGTGATTTCCCGTGGCCATTGCGCTATTTTATTGG from Nitrospinaceae bacterium harbors:
- a CDS encoding CapA family protein; protein product: MTSKTNKIAQWPREITKDDEHVKMILIGDTNIQNRTNPADAFKHVMPALHSADLLFGQLESPLSPPSTDPKKPDIQHKYLWHHSHPEMVKGLEAAGFAAVSCASNVTYGSQTILNSLSTLDTAKIGHCGAGRNLEEARRPAIVERGGVQFGFLSYTSVFWPVGHAAGTDTPGVATIKATTAYQPGPRALEMPGVPPLVVTTPDPTELEAMKNDVRRLREEVDIVVASCHWGVSGSSVVADYQRAIGHAAIEAGADIVIGHHPHVLQEIEIWQDRPIFYSMGNFVFDWERMRNKNLDGLIVYCTIRDRHLVDIAFAPVRRNNDNFIELLQANRDEGGKIVDHVCNLSSKVNTEITVENEVAVIKGLEVSTA